The Streptomyces luteogriseus genome includes a window with the following:
- a CDS encoding WhiB family transcriptional regulator has product MQLEAHAPSVPPSDTIPKLGSTEDPALTPLTALTALDDAIENLGVPVPCRSYDPEVFFAESPADVEYAKSLCRTCPLVEACLAGAKERREPWGVWGGELFVQGVVVARKRPRGRPRKNPVTA; this is encoded by the coding sequence GTGCAACTCGAAGCGCACGCCCCGTCCGTACCGCCTTCCGACACGATCCCCAAGCTCGGCTCCACGGAGGACCCCGCCTTGACCCCGCTCACCGCGCTCACCGCGCTCGACGACGCCATCGAGAACCTCGGCGTACCCGTCCCGTGCCGTTCCTACGACCCGGAGGTCTTCTTCGCCGAGTCGCCCGCGGACGTCGAGTACGCCAAGTCCCTCTGCCGCACCTGCCCGCTGGTCGAGGCCTGCCTCGCCGGTGCCAAGGAGCGGCGTGAGCCCTGGGGCGTCTGGGGTGGCGAGCTGTTCGTCCAGGGTGTCGTCGTCGCCCGGAAGCGGCCGCGTGGCCGCCCGCGCAAGAACCCGGTCACAGCATGA